In Rutidosis leptorrhynchoides isolate AG116_Rl617_1_P2 chromosome 2, CSIRO_AGI_Rlap_v1, whole genome shotgun sequence, one genomic interval encodes:
- the LOC139892495 gene encoding protein neprosin-like: MQKLKKLRRIRNHLKKINKPSIKTIKSPNGDLIDCVPSHLQPAFDHPMLKGQKPLEAPLERPKGHNSSDDIIETIQLWAQSNEVCPKGTIPIRRTTENDVLRASSLKRFGRKIVRGVRHDTTSGGHEHAVAFVNGGRYYGAKANINVWTPAVTDPYEFSLSQLWVISGSFGNDLNTVEAGWQVSPELYGDGYPRFFTYWTTDAYQTTGCYNLLCSGFVQTNNRIAIGAAISPRSSYNSKQFDIGIMIWKDLKRGHWWLQFGSGLVIGYWPSFLFSHLQRHSSMLQFGGEIVNTRSRGYHTSTQMGSGHFADEGFGKASYFRNLKSVDWDNSLIPLTNLHLLADHPNCYDIKEGKNNVWGNYIYYGGPGRNVRCQ; the protein is encoded by the exons ATGCAAAAGTTAAAAAAGCTAAGAAGAATTAGAAATCATCTCAAAAAGATCAACAAACCTTCAATCAAAACCATAAAg AGTCCTAATGGAGACTTGATAGATTGTGTTCCTTCTCATCTTCAACCTGCATTTGATCATCCTATGCTCAAAGGACAAAAACCATTG GAAGCACCATTGGAGAGGCCAAAGGGGCACAACTCAAGTGATGATATCATTGAAACTATTCAGTTATGGGCACAATCTAATGAAGTTTGCCCAAAAGGCACTATTCCAATTCGAAGAACTACAGAAAACGATGTTCTACGAGCGAGTTCTTTAAAACGATTTGGAAGAAAGATCGTAAGGGGTGTGAGACATGACACAACGAGCGGTGGTCATGAA CATGCAGTTGCTTTTGTGAATGGAGGTCGATATTATGGAGCTAAGGCGAATATAAACGTATGGACACCTGCTGTTACAGATCCATATGAATTTAGTCTCTCACAATTATGGGTTATATCTGGTTCTTTTGGAAACGATTTAAATACCGTTGAAGCTGGTTGGCAG GTAAGCCCTGAGTTATATGGAGATGGTTACCCTAGATTTTTCACTTACTGGACG ACTGATGCATACCAAACAACTGGATGCTACAACTTATTGTGCTCAGGATTTGTTCAAACTAACAATAGGATTGCAATAGGTGCAGCAATATCTCCAAGGTCATCTTACAATAGTAAACAGTTCGATATCGGCATTATGATATGGAAG GACCTGAAACGTGGACACTGGTGGCTGCAATTTGGGTCAGGACTAGTGATAGGCTATTGGCCGTCGTTTTTGTTTAGTCATCTGCAACGACATTCAAGCATGCTACAATTTGGAGGGGAGATAGTGAACACGAGATCAAGGGGATATCACACGTCAACACAAATGGGTAGCGGTCATTTTGCAGACGAAGGTTTCGGAAAAGCTTCATATTTTAGAAACTTAAAGAGTGTTGATTGGGACAATAGCTTGATTCCTCTAACAAATCTACATTTATTGGCTGATCATCCAAATTGTTATGATATTAAAGAAGGGAAAAACAATGTTTGGGGGAATTATATTTATTATGGAGGTCCAGGAAGAAATGTAAGGTGTCAATAA